Proteins from one Pygocentrus nattereri isolate fPygNat1 chromosome 16, fPygNat1.pri, whole genome shotgun sequence genomic window:
- the tmem45b gene encoding transmembrane protein 45B has translation MANFKGHALPGTFFLLFGLWWSVKYPMRHIWQKRQHGSRQNLPLFFKKIDLIEGVLKTFFAFVGIMAEQFVPDGPHGHLYNGEWVKLMNWQHSTMYLFYGISGIADILSSSPLPVPAGLDRLSLSLALFVEGFLFYFHVHNRPPLDQHIHSLLLVAVFGGAASTMLEVFLLDNTLLELFRSSLAIMQGTWFYQIGFVLYPLNGKEWDLENHGNIMFITMCYCWHYAVALLIVGINYSVVCWLIRRFGERHRADIEISLRKTSHPDSNSQKALLQESDEE, from the exons GTGGTCTGTGAAATACCCCATGCGACACATCTGGCAGAAGAGACAGCACGGCAGTAGGCAAAACCTGCCTCTGTTCTTCAAAAAGATAGACCTTATCGAGGGGGTTCTGAAGACCTTCTTTGCTTTTGTTG GCATCATGGCAGAGCAGTTTGTGCCAGATGGACCTCATGGTCACCTTTATAATGGGGAGTGGGTAAAGCTGATGAACTGGCAGCACAGCACCATGTACCTCTTCTATGGCATCTCTGGCATTGCTGACATTCTCAGCTCATCCCCACTTCCTGTCCCAGCAGGACTTGaccgcctctccctctctttggcTCTCTTTGTAGAAG GGTTCCTGTTTTATTTCCATGTACATAATCGGCCTCCTCTGGACCAGCACATTCACTCTTTGCTGCTGGTGGCTGTGTTTGGTGGGGCAGCCAGCACAATGCTTGAGGTGTTCTTGCTGGACAACACTCTGCTTGAGCTGTTCAGGAGCAGTTTAGCCATTATGCAAGGCACCTGGTTCTATCAG ATTGGTTTCGTGTTATATCCTCTGAATGGTAAAGAGTGGGACCTGGAGAACCATGGCAACATCATGTTTATTACTATGTGCTACTGTTGGCATTATGCAGTAGCTTTGCTGATTGTGGGGATCAACTACAGTGTGGTCTGTTG GCTCATAAGAAGGTTTGGAGAGAGGCACAGGGCAGATATAGAGATCAGCCTCAGAAAAACCAGTCACCCTGACTCCAATTCACAGAAGGCTTTGCTGCAGGAATCAGATGAAGAATAG